From a single Sphingobium lignivorans genomic region:
- the tmk gene encoding dTMP kinase: MPRGRFISLEGGEGVGKSTQARRLAAALQRRGLDVVLTREPGGSEGAEAIRGLLLSGAADRWTIRSEALLFAAARADHVARTIRPALEAGQWVICDRFLDSSRAYQGVGGVLADADILALHDVGSEGLLPDRTLLLRLPLGESSARASLRDEGEADRIGGRETMFHRAVAEAFERFADAEPARFHRIDADGTPEDVEARLCAALADWLV; the protein is encoded by the coding sequence ATGCCGCGCGGCCGCTTCATTTCGCTGGAGGGCGGCGAGGGCGTCGGCAAGTCGACTCAGGCGCGGCGCCTCGCGGCTGCGCTGCAGCGGCGCGGCCTGGACGTGGTGCTGACGCGCGAGCCGGGCGGGAGCGAGGGTGCTGAAGCCATTCGCGGCCTGCTGCTTTCCGGCGCGGCGGACCGCTGGACGATACGGTCCGAGGCCCTGCTCTTCGCGGCGGCGCGCGCCGACCATGTGGCGCGCACCATCCGCCCGGCGCTGGAAGCGGGCCAATGGGTGATCTGCGACCGTTTTCTGGACAGCAGCCGTGCCTATCAGGGGGTCGGCGGCGTCCTTGCCGATGCCGATATACTGGCGCTGCATGACGTCGGCTCGGAAGGACTGCTGCCGGACCGCACGCTGCTACTGCGCCTGCCGCTGGGCGAGAGCAGCGCGCGTGCCAGCCTGCGGGACGAGGGCGAGGCGGACAGGATCGGCGGGCGCGAAACCATGTTCCACCGGGCGGTGGCCGAAGCCTTCGAGCGCTTCGCCGATGCCGAGCCCGCGCGCTTCCACCGCATCGATGCCGATGGGACGCCCGAGGACGTCGAGGCGCGGCTCTGCGCGGCACTGGCGGACTGGCTGGTGTGA
- a CDS encoding SRPBCC family protein, with product MANPLDHWALDREIVLTRVFRHPRDKVFAAWMDPNALALWYGPAGLKIETHEADIREGGVWRFDMVGFFDGREQRFPNLMRFLEIVPGERIVVDYGTFDPDDPDRFRMTITFDEQADGKTVLTMRQLHPSSERRRVVIDFGAVEYGMQTLDKLAGWLAG from the coding sequence ATGGCAAACCCACTGGACCACTGGGCGCTTGATCGGGAGATCGTGCTGACGAGGGTCTTCAGGCACCCGCGCGACAAGGTGTTCGCTGCCTGGATGGACCCGAATGCGCTTGCTCTATGGTACGGGCCGGCCGGCCTGAAGATCGAGACTCACGAAGCCGATATCCGCGAAGGCGGGGTGTGGCGGTTCGACATGGTGGGCTTCTTCGATGGCAGGGAGCAGCGTTTTCCGAACCTGATGCGCTTCCTGGAAATCGTGCCCGGCGAAAGGATCGTCGTCGATTACGGCACTTTCGATCCCGACGATCCTGACCGCTTCCGAATGACGATAACCTTCGACGAACAGGCCGACGGCAAGACCGTCCTGACCATGCGCCAGCTTCACCCCAGCTCCGAACGGCGCAGGGTCGTCATCGACTTCGGCGCCGTCGAATATGGCATGCAGACGCTGGACAAGCTTGCCGGCTGGCTTGCCGGTTGA
- a CDS encoding septal ring lytic transglycosylase RlpA family protein, with protein sequence MRSGTRSFIAIIMLGCAAAGASARPATATGAPPDGQPVIGEPYMIDGTLHTPAAVLALDETGYAALLWETADGRRTASGEAYAPDAVTAAHRTLPLPSYVEVTALESGRTILVRVNDRGPLLNDRIIALSPGAARQLGLTAIDGTARVRVRKVNPTEQERAALRTGQPVGERMEAPPGLRAALMKRLPPAPLPLDVPVRTLSMGNSAEPSAPAPAMAAVDLPAPAARAEAAPETTLAAPQTILPPASPGTPLPEGPSGPAPVSSQPVHRPAATSAASPPASAPDAMSRRGGYVVQLAALSSRAKADALAKSVDGFVMPVGALFRVRTGPFQTQAAAHAALRGIHAKGYAEARVMANDAR encoded by the coding sequence ATGAGGTCAGGCACTAGGTCGTTCATCGCGATCATCATGCTGGGATGCGCTGCCGCCGGCGCGTCTGCGCGGCCCGCGACGGCCACGGGGGCACCGCCCGACGGCCAACCGGTGATCGGCGAGCCCTATATGATCGACGGGACGCTCCACACGCCCGCGGCCGTCCTCGCCCTGGACGAGACCGGCTATGCCGCGCTGCTCTGGGAAACGGCGGACGGGCGCCGGACGGCCTCGGGCGAAGCTTATGCGCCGGACGCGGTCACCGCTGCCCACCGCACCTTGCCCTTGCCCTCCTATGTGGAAGTGACGGCGCTGGAGAGCGGCCGCACGATCCTCGTTCGCGTCAATGACCGGGGGCCACTGCTCAACGATCGCATCATTGCCCTCTCGCCGGGGGCTGCTCGTCAACTCGGGCTGACGGCGATCGACGGTACTGCCCGGGTCCGGGTGCGCAAGGTGAACCCGACGGAGCAGGAGCGCGCGGCGCTGCGGACGGGCCAGCCGGTCGGAGAGCGGATGGAAGCGCCGCCGGGACTGCGCGCGGCCCTTATGAAACGCTTGCCGCCTGCGCCGCTGCCGCTGGATGTGCCGGTGCGCACGCTGAGCATGGGGAATTCTGCCGAGCCTTCCGCGCCTGCGCCGGCGATGGCCGCCGTGGACCTGCCGGCCCCCGCAGCGCGCGCCGAGGCTGCGCCCGAGACGACGCTCGCGGCACCGCAAACCATCCTCCCGCCCGCATCGCCGGGAACGCCTCTCCCCGAGGGGCCGTCCGGGCCGGCGCCCGTTTCGTCGCAGCCAGTGCACCGTCCAGCGGCCACGTCCGCCGCTTCGCCGCCTGCCTCTGCGCCTGACGCCATGTCGCGACGGGGCGGCTATGTCGTTCAGCTCGCGGCCCTCTCATCCCGCGCAAAAGCCGATGCGCTGGCGAAGTCGGTGGACGGCTTTGTCATGCCTGTGGGCGCCCTGTTCCGCGTGCGGACGGGGCCTTTCCAGACGCAGGCGGCGGCCCACGCCGCGCTTCGCGGCATCCATGCCAAGGGCTATGCAGAGGCGCGCGTGATGGCTAATGACGCTCGATGA
- a CDS encoding ArsR/SmtB family transcription factor, whose amino-acid sequence MPYLSTPLDAAFHALSDPTRRAVISRLADGELPVTVLAEPFEMALPSFTQHLKVLEASGLIASEKRGRSRWCRLERARFDEAAEWMAAERQRWADRFDRLEAYLDDTHKDDDEHGKPTGPLGA is encoded by the coding sequence ATGCCTTACCTTTCAACGCCTCTCGACGCAGCGTTCCATGCCCTGAGCGATCCCACGCGGCGCGCCGTGATTTCCCGGCTCGCTGACGGGGAGCTCCCTGTCACCGTTCTGGCGGAGCCGTTCGAAATGGCGCTGCCGTCCTTCACGCAGCATCTCAAAGTGCTGGAAGCCTCCGGCCTGATTGCGAGCGAGAAGCGCGGTCGAAGCCGGTGGTGCCGACTGGAGCGCGCGCGTTTCGACGAGGCGGCGGAGTGGATGGCTGCGGAGCGACAGCGCTGGGCCGATCGTTTCGATCGACTGGAAGCCTATCTGGACGATACCCATAAGGATGACGATGAACATGGCAAACCCACTGGACCACTGGGCGCTTGA
- a CDS encoding Acg family FMN-binding oxidoreductase: MLRRDVLFGAGGAVLLGGIGTYGWRSSTGSMADYAEYVRHLRAPLDVHRHDRELIRFATLAASGHNTQPWKFVIRPGAIDILPDLARTTRVVDPDDHHLFVSLGCAAENLAIAAAATGRPGEAQADAEGRVQFRHSPGAPHADPLFAAIPRRQSTRADYDGRPVPARDLEALRKAAAVPGVRLVLLTERRRIDPVRDLIVAGNDGQMRDAAFRAELKDWVRFNPRSAAKKGDGLFTAASGNPVMPDILGHMAFDMFVTAEGENDRYARQIDSSAGIAVFLAEHEDKAHWVAVGRACQRCALAATALGLKQAFVNQPVEVARLRPALASLVGEAGLRPDIVMRFGYGPALPYSPRRPVEDVLA, translated from the coding sequence ATGCTGAGACGCGACGTCCTTTTCGGAGCGGGCGGGGCAGTGCTGCTGGGTGGCATCGGCACCTATGGATGGCGCTCGTCCACTGGCTCGATGGCTGACTATGCCGAGTATGTTCGTCATCTGCGCGCGCCGCTCGATGTGCATCGGCATGACAGGGAGTTGATCCGGTTCGCGACGCTCGCGGCCAGCGGCCATAACACCCAGCCATGGAAATTCGTCATTCGGCCCGGCGCGATCGATATCCTGCCGGACCTCGCCCGCACCACGCGCGTCGTCGACCCCGATGATCATCATCTTTTCGTCAGCCTGGGCTGCGCAGCCGAAAATCTCGCGATCGCGGCGGCTGCGACGGGGCGTCCCGGCGAAGCGCAGGCCGATGCCGAGGGCAGGGTCCAGTTCCGTCATTCCCCAGGAGCGCCACACGCCGATCCGCTCTTCGCAGCCATTCCCAGGCGGCAATCGACGCGTGCCGACTATGATGGCAGACCCGTTCCTGCCCGTGACCTCGAGGCATTGAGGAAAGCGGCGGCCGTGCCGGGTGTGCGCCTCGTGCTGCTCACCGAACGGCGGCGGATCGATCCGGTGCGGGACCTCATCGTGGCCGGCAATGATGGACAGATGCGGGATGCGGCCTTCAGGGCCGAATTGAAGGATTGGGTGCGCTTTAACCCCCGTAGCGCCGCGAAAAAGGGCGATGGCCTGTTCACGGCGGCGAGCGGCAATCCGGTGATGCCGGACATTTTAGGACATATGGCATTCGACATGTTCGTCACGGCGGAAGGCGAGAATGACCGATATGCCCGGCAGATCGACAGCTCCGCCGGGATCGCCGTCTTTCTCGCCGAGCATGAGGACAAAGCGCACTGGGTCGCGGTGGGACGCGCCTGCCAGCGCTGCGCCCTGGCCGCGACGGCGCTCGGCCTCAAGCAGGCCTTCGTCAACCAGCCGGTGGAAGTGGCGCGGCTGAGGCCGGCGCTCGCGTCCCTGGTCGGCGAAGCCGGCTTGCGCCCCGATATCGTGATGCGCTTCGGCTACGGGCCGGCCCTGCCATATTCGCCTCGACGACCCGTGGAGGACGTCCTGGCATAG
- a CDS encoding YnfA family protein: MKTFLLFAATALAEIIGCYLPWLWLRGGKSVWLLLPAAISLALFAWLLTLHGTAAGRVYAAYGGVYIGMAILWLWAVDGVRPTGWDMAGALVALTGMAIIMFQPR; the protein is encoded by the coding sequence TTGAAGACGTTCCTGCTCTTCGCGGCGACTGCGCTCGCGGAAATCATCGGCTGCTATCTGCCATGGCTGTGGCTGAGAGGCGGCAAATCGGTCTGGCTGCTGTTGCCCGCCGCGATCAGTCTCGCTCTGTTCGCGTGGTTGCTCACGCTGCACGGCACGGCGGCCGGCCGGGTCTATGCCGCTTATGGCGGCGTCTACATCGGCATGGCGATCCTCTGGCTGTGGGCGGTCGATGGCGTCCGCCCGACGGGCTGGGATATGGCGGGCGCGCTGGTCGCGCTCACCGGCATGGCCATCATCATGTTCCAGCCACGCTGA
- the hemA gene encoding 5-aminolevulinate synthase produces the protein MNYQHVFNQAIERLHAEGRYRVFIDILRNKGMYPNARCFAGHNGPKPITVWCSNDYLAMGQHPKVIAAMEEALHDVGAGSGGTRNIGGNTHYHIDLEWELADLHGKEGALLFTSGYVSNEATLATLGKVLPGCIIFSDQLNHASMIAGIRNSGCEKRVFRHNDLDHLRELLAEADPEAPKLIAFESVYSMDGDIAPIHEICDLADEFNALTYCDEVHAVGMYGARGGGITERDEAADRVTIIEGTLGKAFGVMGGYIAADKVIVDVIRSYAPGFIFTTSLSPVLVAGVLAAVRHLKESQAERDAQQAAAAFLKAEMASNGLPVMNSTTHIVPLMVGDPVKAKRISDILLAEYGVYVQPINYPTVPRGTERLRFTPGPQHSEEMMRDLVSALCEIWDRLELEFRQAA, from the coding sequence ATGAATTATCAGCATGTCTTCAATCAGGCCATCGAGCGCCTGCATGCGGAAGGGCGCTATCGCGTCTTCATCGATATCCTGCGCAACAAGGGCATGTATCCCAATGCGCGCTGCTTCGCGGGGCATAACGGCCCCAAGCCGATCACGGTCTGGTGCTCCAACGACTATCTGGCGATGGGCCAGCACCCCAAGGTGATCGCGGCGATGGAAGAAGCGCTGCATGATGTCGGGGCCGGCTCTGGCGGCACGCGCAACATCGGCGGCAACACGCATTACCATATCGATCTCGAATGGGAGCTGGCGGACCTCCACGGCAAGGAAGGCGCGCTGCTCTTCACGTCGGGCTATGTCTCGAATGAAGCCACGCTGGCGACGCTGGGCAAGGTTCTGCCGGGTTGCATCATCTTTTCCGACCAGCTCAATCATGCGTCCATGATCGCCGGCATCCGCAATTCGGGCTGCGAGAAGCGGGTCTTCCGCCACAATGATCTCGACCATCTGCGCGAGCTGCTGGCCGAGGCCGATCCGGAAGCGCCCAAGCTCATCGCTTTCGAGAGCGTCTATTCGATGGACGGGGACATCGCGCCGATCCATGAAATCTGTGATCTGGCCGACGAGTTCAACGCGCTGACCTATTGTGACGAGGTCCATGCGGTCGGCATGTATGGCGCGCGTGGCGGCGGCATCACCGAGCGTGACGAGGCGGCCGACCGCGTGACGATCATCGAAGGCACGCTGGGCAAGGCTTTCGGCGTGATGGGCGGCTATATCGCGGCGGACAAGGTGATCGTCGACGTGATCCGCAGCTATGCGCCCGGCTTCATCTTCACGACCTCGCTTTCGCCTGTGCTGGTCGCCGGCGTGCTGGCGGCTGTCCGCCACCTCAAGGAGAGCCAGGCCGAGCGCGACGCGCAACAGGCGGCTGCGGCCTTCCTCAAGGCGGAAATGGCGTCGAACGGCCTGCCGGTCATGAATTCCACGACGCACATCGTGCCGCTGATGGTTGGCGATCCCGTGAAGGCCAAGCGGATCAGCGACATTCTGCTCGCCGAATATGGCGTCTACGTCCAGCCCATCAACTATCCTACCGTCCCGCGGGGAACCGAGCGGCTGCGCTTCACGCCCGGTCCTCAGCATTCCGAGGAGATGATGCGGGACCTGGTGAGCGCGCTTTGCGAGATCTGGGATCGACTCGAGCTGGAATTCCGTCAGGCCGCCTGA
- the murI gene encoding glutamate racemase encodes MPDPTCAPDSPVLFFDSGVGGLSILTPARRLLPHMPVVYAADSAGFPYGTKSEGEIAARVPALLGRLVERYHPRMAVIACNTASTIALSAVRAALDIPVVGTVPAIKPAALASRTRVIGVLGTNATVRQPYVDRLAAEHGADCVILRHGSAELVTYAEARLRGEPADPAVPRRALAGLLDQPGGERMDMVVLACTHFPLVEDELAAAAPRALTFLDGGAGIARRIAYLNGDMPWPEERPEGVAVFTRVDPAIEALAPALALYGLSSIKAL; translated from the coding sequence ATGCCCGACCCGACATGCGCACCGGACTCTCCCGTTCTCTTCTTCGACTCGGGTGTTGGCGGCCTGTCGATTCTCACCCCGGCGCGGCGCCTGCTGCCGCACATGCCCGTGGTCTATGCAGCCGACAGCGCCGGCTTCCCTTACGGCACCAAATCGGAAGGGGAGATCGCGGCGCGCGTCCCCGCTCTGCTGGGCCGGCTGGTGGAGCGCTATCATCCGCGAATGGCCGTGATCGCCTGCAACACGGCCTCGACCATAGCACTCTCGGCCGTCCGGGCGGCACTCGATATTCCGGTGGTGGGGACCGTGCCGGCGATCAAGCCCGCCGCGCTGGCGTCGCGTACGCGAGTCATCGGCGTGCTCGGCACAAACGCGACGGTCCGCCAGCCTTATGTGGATCGACTCGCGGCTGAGCATGGCGCGGATTGCGTGATCCTGCGCCATGGCAGCGCCGAACTGGTCACTTATGCCGAGGCGCGCCTGCGGGGCGAGCCGGCCGATCCTGCCGTGCCGCGCCGCGCGCTGGCCGGCCTTCTCGATCAGCCCGGCGGCGAGCGGATGGACATGGTGGTCCTCGCCTGCACGCATTTCCCGCTCGTGGAGGATGAGCTCGCCGCAGCGGCACCGCGCGCCCTCACATTCCTGGATGGCGGCGCTGGAATCGCCCGCCGCATCGCTTATCTCAATGGAGATATGCCCTGGCCCGAGGAGAGGCCGGAAGGTGTCGCGGTGTTCACGCGCGTCGATCCCGCAATCGAAGCCCTGGCGCCTGCTTTGGCCCTGTACGGTTTGTCATCGATCAAGGCGCTCTAG
- the folD gene encoding bifunctional methylenetetrahydrofolate dehydrogenase/methenyltetrahydrofolate cyclohydrolase FolD, giving the protein MTSIALKAEPKTGAKIIDGRAVAREMRAEQKLRVEALKEKTGVTPGLAVVLVGDDPASALYVANKVKACDAVGITSFSHRFPATITNEELLGLIETLNADPAVHGILVQLPLPRHIDMAKVLETITPEKDVDGFHLYNVGALVVGRQIFPPCTPYGVMNLLKHENIPIEGRNVVVVGASNIVGKPMALMLMAQDATVAICHAKTRDLAQFTILADILVVAAGVPNLILPQMVKTGVVVIDVGINRLPDGRVVGDVDFEGVSKKASYITPVPGGVGPMTITMLIDNTILSAERSTGLRTDDPREEAVA; this is encoded by the coding sequence GTGACCTCGATTGCCCTCAAGGCCGAACCAAAGACCGGCGCAAAGATCATCGATGGCCGCGCCGTGGCGCGCGAGATGCGCGCGGAGCAGAAGCTGCGCGTCGAGGCGCTCAAGGAAAAGACCGGCGTCACGCCCGGCCTTGCGGTGGTGCTGGTCGGCGACGATCCCGCTTCGGCGCTTTATGTGGCCAACAAGGTCAAGGCCTGCGATGCCGTCGGCATCACCTCCTTCAGCCATCGCTTCCCCGCGACGATCACCAATGAGGAGCTGCTGGGCCTCATCGAGACGCTGAACGCGGACCCTGCCGTCCACGGCATTCTGGTGCAGCTCCCCCTCCCCCGCCACATCGACATGGCAAAGGTGCTCGAGACGATCACCCCCGAGAAGGACGTCGACGGCTTCCACCTGTACAATGTCGGCGCGCTGGTCGTCGGTCGCCAGATTTTCCCGCCCTGCACGCCCTATGGCGTCATGAACCTGCTCAAGCATGAGAATATCCCCATCGAGGGGCGCAATGTCGTCGTGGTCGGCGCCTCCAACATCGTGGGCAAGCCGATGGCGCTCATGCTGATGGCGCAGGACGCGACCGTGGCGATCTGCCACGCCAAGACGCGTGATCTCGCCCAGTTCACCATCCTGGCGGACATTCTGGTGGTGGCGGCAGGCGTGCCGAACCTCATCCTGCCGCAGATGGTGAAGACCGGCGTCGTCGTCATCGACGTCGGCATCAATCGCCTGCCGGATGGCCGCGTCGTCGGCGATGTCGATTTCGAGGGCGTCAGCAAGAAGGCAAGCTACATCACGCCCGTTCCCGGCGGCGTCGGGCCGATGACCATCACCATGCTCATCGACAACACCATCCTGTCCGCCGAGCGCAGCACCGGCCTACGCACGGACGATCCGCGCGAAGAGGCAGTGGCCTGA
- a CDS encoding lytic murein transglycosylase, with the protein MIGALIAGPAAHGQQSGSTVGVETERCFATYLQSLRPKARVQGVSDATFDRAIAGLTFNPRVAALDRGNMPTAADAPIPDFEPYRRRHIDDRKIARGRAVYQANRALLTGIERDTGVPEEIMVAIFGHETNYGTITGDFDLLRSLATLAYEGRRRALFEPELIAVMVMMERGIPRERLVGSYAGAFGYPQFLPSVYLRDARDADGDGLAAIWSSQPDALASIANYFVRAGWRKGEPWGVAVRVPANLDRAALAGRTVPPRCKRVFERHSRWLTMREWQALGIAPVSGSWPDSNIMATLLEPDGPGRTAYLLTGNYRAILDYNCSNFYALSVGLLADEVRH; encoded by the coding sequence ATGATTGGCGCCCTCATCGCGGGGCCGGCGGCGCATGGCCAGCAGTCGGGTTCCACGGTCGGCGTGGAGACCGAACGCTGCTTTGCCACTTATCTCCAGAGCCTGCGACCCAAGGCTCGTGTCCAGGGCGTGAGCGATGCGACGTTCGATCGGGCGATCGCGGGGCTGACCTTCAATCCGCGCGTTGCCGCGCTGGACCGGGGCAACATGCCCACCGCCGCCGATGCGCCTATCCCGGATTTCGAGCCCTATCGCCGCCGCCATATCGATGACCGCAAGATCGCCCGGGGGCGGGCGGTCTATCAGGCGAATCGCGCGCTCCTGACCGGCATCGAGCGGGATACCGGCGTCCCCGAGGAAATCATGGTCGCGATCTTCGGCCATGAGACGAATTACGGCACGATCACCGGTGACTTCGACCTGCTCCGCTCGCTTGCCACGCTGGCTTATGAGGGGCGCAGGCGCGCCCTGTTCGAGCCGGAGCTGATCGCCGTCATGGTCATGATGGAGCGGGGCATCCCGCGCGAGCGGCTGGTCGGCAGCTATGCCGGTGCCTTCGGCTATCCGCAGTTCCTCCCGTCCGTCTATCTGCGCGATGCGCGCGACGCGGATGGGGATGGCCTCGCCGCGATCTGGTCCAGCCAGCCCGATGCGCTTGCTTCCATCGCCAATTATTTCGTGCGGGCAGGCTGGCGCAAGGGTGAGCCCTGGGGCGTCGCCGTGCGCGTCCCGGCGAATCTGGACCGGGCCGCGTTGGCCGGGCGCACCGTTCCGCCGCGCTGCAAGCGCGTATTCGAGCGGCACAGCCGCTGGCTGACCATGCGCGAATGGCAAGCGCTCGGCATCGCGCCCGTCTCGGGCAGCTGGCCGGACAGCAACATCATGGCGACGCTGCTGGAGCCCGACGGACCCGGCCGCACCGCATACTTACTCACTGGTAACTATCGCGCGATATTGGACTACAACTGTTCCAATTTCTATGCGCTGTCAGTGGGGCTCCTTGCAGATGAGGTCAGGCACTAG
- a CDS encoding D-alanyl-D-alanine carboxypeptidase family protein translates to MRFILPIALALPFLLSAAQAATPSYSSTAPVAYMVDLSSGRVLFERDSNKRMPPASMAKMMTAHVAFKLIREGKLKLDQSFTVRPETWRKWHSQGSTMFLSANEQVSVENLLHGIVTLSGNDACVVLAEGISGSEEAFTDLMNAEAKRLGMTNSHFGNSNGWPDEGRTYVTARDLGVLARASVEETPDLYRQFYTTRSFTWGKTMGGSDISQANRNPILGRIDGADGLKTGHTEEAGYGFTGSAVQNGRRIVMVVAGLTSFNGRIEESVRFMDWGFKSWRSRPLARKGAVLGQAQVQGGWARQVDLVAPRDLVATIPASANGPVKGRIVYNGPVKAPIAQGQAIATLLVDAGDGETQSLPLVAKEEVSEAGFFGRLWIGFLSLFG, encoded by the coding sequence ATGCGATTCATATTGCCGATTGCCCTGGCGCTGCCGTTTCTTCTCTCGGCCGCCCAAGCTGCCACACCCAGCTATAGTTCCACCGCGCCCGTCGCTTACATGGTCGACCTGTCTTCCGGGCGGGTGCTGTTCGAGCGCGATAGCAACAAGCGGATGCCGCCTGCCTCGATGGCGAAGATGATGACGGCTCATGTGGCCTTCAAGCTCATCCGGGAAGGGAAGCTGAAGCTCGACCAGAGCTTCACCGTGCGACCGGAAACCTGGCGCAAATGGCATAGCCAGGGCTCGACGATGTTCCTCTCGGCCAACGAGCAGGTGTCTGTCGAGAATCTGCTGCACGGCATCGTCACGCTCTCGGGCAATGACGCCTGCGTGGTGCTGGCCGAGGGCATTTCCGGCTCCGAGGAAGCTTTCACCGATCTCATGAATGCCGAGGCGAAGCGTCTTGGCATGACCAACAGCCATTTCGGCAACAGCAATGGCTGGCCCGACGAAGGGCGGACCTATGTGACCGCCCGCGATCTGGGCGTGCTGGCGCGCGCCTCGGTCGAGGAGACGCCGGACCTCTACCGGCAGTTCTACACGACCCGCTCCTTCACCTGGGGCAAGACCATGGGCGGATCGGACATCAGCCAGGCCAATCGCAACCCCATTCTCGGGCGGATCGACGGCGCGGACGGGCTCAAGACCGGCCATACCGAGGAAGCGGGCTATGGCTTCACCGGATCGGCAGTGCAGAACGGACGGCGCATCGTGATGGTCGTGGCGGGGCTCACCAGCTTCAACGGGCGGATCGAGGAATCCGTGCGGTTCATGGACTGGGGCTTCAAGTCCTGGCGGTCGCGCCCCCTCGCACGCAAGGGCGCCGTGCTGGGCCAGGCCCAGGTGCAGGGCGGCTGGGCACGCCAGGTCGATCTCGTCGCGCCGCGCGATCTGGTGGCGACCATTCCCGCCTCGGCCAATGGCCCGGTCAAGGGACGCATTGTCTATAACGGCCCGGTGAAGGCGCCGATCGCGCAGGGGCAGGCCATCGCGACGCTGCTCGTGGACGCGGGTGACGGAGAAACCCAGTCGCTGCCGCTCGTTGCCAAGGAGGAGGTCTCGGAGGCGGGCTTCTTCGGCCGGCTCTGGATCGGCTTCCTCTCGCTGTTCGGCTGA